The Mauremys mutica isolate MM-2020 ecotype Southern chromosome 1, ASM2049712v1, whole genome shotgun sequence genome has a segment encoding these proteins:
- the ING4 gene encoding inhibitor of growth protein 4 isoform X1, which yields MNWSTRERTRIPASATDFLCDPGIENLPFELQRNFQLMRDLDQRTEDLKSEIDKLATEYISNARTLSSEEKLGLLKQIQEAYGKCKEFGDDKVQLAMQTYEMVDKHIRRLDTDLARFEADLKEKQIESSDYDSSSSKGKKKGRAQKEKKAARARSKGKNSDEEAPKMAQKKLKLVRTSTEYGMPSVTFGNVHPSDVLDMPVDPNEPTYCLCHQVSYGEMIGCDNPDCSIEWFHFACVGLTTKPRGKWFCPRCSQERKKK from the exons GCATTGAGAACCTGCCATTTGAATTGCAGAGAAATTTCCAACTCATGCGAGATCTAGACCAGCGAACAGAAG ACCTCAAGTCAGAGATTGATAAACTGGCCACAGAGTATATCAGCAATGCACGGACTCTTTCTTCGGAGGAAAAACTGGGACTTCTCAAGCAAATTCAGGAGGCCTATGGGAAATGCAAGGAGTTCGGGGATGACAAAGTGCAGCTGGCCATGCAGACCTATGAAATG GTGGATAAGCACATCCGGCGGCTAGACACGGACCTTGCCCGTTTTGAAGCTGACTTGAAGGAGAAGCAGATTGAGTCGAGTGACTACGACAGCTCCTCCAGCAAGGGCAAGAAAA AGGGCCGGGCCCAAAAGGAGAAGAAAGCTGCCCGTGCTCGTTCTAAGGGGAAAAACTCTGATGAGGAGGCACCAAAGATGGCTCAAAAGAAGCTGAAACTCGTCCGCAC cagcacagagtaTGGGATGCCCTCAGTGACATTTGGAAATGTGCACCCCTCAGATGTGCTTGATATGCCTGTGGATCCCAACGAACCCACCTACTGCCTGTGCCACCAGGTCTCCTATGGGGAGATGATTGGCTGTGATAACCCTGAT TGCTCCATCGAGTGGTTCCATTTCGCCTGTGTGGGCCTGACGACAAAGCCAAGAGGAAAATG GTTCTGCCCTCGCTGCTCCCAGGAGAGGAAGAAGAAATAA
- the ING4 gene encoding inhibitor of growth protein 4 isoform X2, producing the protein MNWSTRERTRIPASATDFLCDPGIENLPFELQRNFQLMRDLDQRTEDLKSEIDKLATEYISNARTLSSEEKLGLLKQIQEAYGKCKEFGDDKVQLAMQTYEMVDKHIRRLDTDLARFEADLKEKQIESSDYDSSSSKGKKKGRAQKEKKAARARSKGKNSDEEAPKMAQKKLKLVRTTEYGMPSVTFGNVHPSDVLDMPVDPNEPTYCLCHQVSYGEMIGCDNPDCSIEWFHFACVGLTTKPRGKWFCPRCSQERKKK; encoded by the exons GCATTGAGAACCTGCCATTTGAATTGCAGAGAAATTTCCAACTCATGCGAGATCTAGACCAGCGAACAGAAG ACCTCAAGTCAGAGATTGATAAACTGGCCACAGAGTATATCAGCAATGCACGGACTCTTTCTTCGGAGGAAAAACTGGGACTTCTCAAGCAAATTCAGGAGGCCTATGGGAAATGCAAGGAGTTCGGGGATGACAAAGTGCAGCTGGCCATGCAGACCTATGAAATG GTGGATAAGCACATCCGGCGGCTAGACACGGACCTTGCCCGTTTTGAAGCTGACTTGAAGGAGAAGCAGATTGAGTCGAGTGACTACGACAGCTCCTCCAGCAAGGGCAAGAAAA AGGGCCGGGCCCAAAAGGAGAAGAAAGCTGCCCGTGCTCGTTCTAAGGGGAAAAACTCTGATGAGGAGGCACCAAAGATGGCTCAAAAGAAGCTGAAACTCGTCCGCAC cacagagtaTGGGATGCCCTCAGTGACATTTGGAAATGTGCACCCCTCAGATGTGCTTGATATGCCTGTGGATCCCAACGAACCCACCTACTGCCTGTGCCACCAGGTCTCCTATGGGGAGATGATTGGCTGTGATAACCCTGAT TGCTCCATCGAGTGGTTCCATTTCGCCTGTGTGGGCCTGACGACAAAGCCAAGAGGAAAATG GTTCTGCCCTCGCTGCTCCCAGGAGAGGAAGAAGAAATAA
- the ING4 gene encoding inhibitor of growth protein 4 isoform X3, translated as MRDLDQRTEDLKSEIDKLATEYISNARTLSSEEKLGLLKQIQEAYGKCKEFGDDKVQLAMQTYEMVDKHIRRLDTDLARFEADLKEKQIESSDYDSSSSKGKKKGRAQKEKKAARARSKGKNSDEEAPKMAQKKLKLVRTSTEYGMPSVTFGNVHPSDVLDMPVDPNEPTYCLCHQVSYGEMIGCDNPDCSIEWFHFACVGLTTKPRGKWFCPRCSQERKKK; from the exons ATGCGAGATCTAGACCAGCGAACAGAAG ACCTCAAGTCAGAGATTGATAAACTGGCCACAGAGTATATCAGCAATGCACGGACTCTTTCTTCGGAGGAAAAACTGGGACTTCTCAAGCAAATTCAGGAGGCCTATGGGAAATGCAAGGAGTTCGGGGATGACAAAGTGCAGCTGGCCATGCAGACCTATGAAATG GTGGATAAGCACATCCGGCGGCTAGACACGGACCTTGCCCGTTTTGAAGCTGACTTGAAGGAGAAGCAGATTGAGTCGAGTGACTACGACAGCTCCTCCAGCAAGGGCAAGAAAA AGGGCCGGGCCCAAAAGGAGAAGAAAGCTGCCCGTGCTCGTTCTAAGGGGAAAAACTCTGATGAGGAGGCACCAAAGATGGCTCAAAAGAAGCTGAAACTCGTCCGCAC cagcacagagtaTGGGATGCCCTCAGTGACATTTGGAAATGTGCACCCCTCAGATGTGCTTGATATGCCTGTGGATCCCAACGAACCCACCTACTGCCTGTGCCACCAGGTCTCCTATGGGGAGATGATTGGCTGTGATAACCCTGAT TGCTCCATCGAGTGGTTCCATTTCGCCTGTGTGGGCCTGACGACAAAGCCAAGAGGAAAATG GTTCTGCCCTCGCTGCTCCCAGGAGAGGAAGAAGAAATAA